A single region of the Pseudomonas sp. B21-023 genome encodes:
- a CDS encoding Orn/Lys/Arg decarboxylase N-terminal domain-containing protein, with protein MYKDLQFPILIVHRAIKADSVAGERVRGIADELVRDGFAILAAADQAEARLVAATHHGLACMLIAAEGVGDNSRLLHNMAELIRLARLRAPNLPIFALGEQVTLENAPAEAMGELNQLRGILYLFEDTVPFLARQVARAAHNYLDGLLPPFFKALVQHTAQSNYSWHTPGHGGGVAYRKSPVGQAFHQFFGENTLRSDLSVSVPELGSLLDHTGPLAAAEARAARNFGADHTFFVINGTSTANKIVWHAMVGRGDLVLVDRNCHKSVVHAIIMTGAIPIYLCPERNELGIIGPIPLDEFSQVSIQAKIQAHPLAQGKPAKIKLAVVTNSTYDGLCYHAGMIKQALGASVEVLHFDEAWFAYAAFHEFFAGRYAMGTPRADDGPLLFSTHSTHKLLAAFSQASMIHVQDGASRQLDRDRFNEAFMMHISTSPQYSILASLDVASAMMEGPAGRSLLQEMFDEALSFRRALANLREHLAADDWWFSIWQPPTAQASELQAVDWLLQPGAEWHGFGGLGDDYVLLDPLKVTLVMPGAAGAADGHGIPAAVVGKFLWERGLVVEKTGLYSFLVLFSMGITKGKWSTLLTELLEFKRHYDANTALADCLASVMMEQPSRYQGLGLRDLCQQLHGFYRGNATSRQLKLLFTRLPEVAMTPAEAYDRMVRGEVEAVPIEHLLGRVAAVMLVPYPPGIPLIMPGERFTEATRSILVYLDCARAFDQGFPGFVADVHGLQREGQLYTVDCVKECE; from the coding sequence ATGTACAAGGACCTGCAGTTCCCGATCCTCATCGTCCACCGGGCCATCAAGGCCGACAGCGTCGCTGGCGAGCGGGTGCGCGGCATTGCCGATGAACTGGTGCGTGACGGCTTCGCCATCCTCGCCGCCGCCGACCAGGCCGAAGCGCGGCTGGTGGCTGCCACTCATCATGGCCTGGCCTGCATGCTGATCGCCGCCGAGGGCGTCGGCGACAACAGCCGGCTGCTGCACAACATGGCCGAGCTGATCCGCCTGGCGCGGCTGAGGGCGCCCAACCTGCCGATCTTCGCCCTGGGCGAGCAGGTCACCCTGGAGAATGCCCCGGCCGAGGCCATGGGTGAACTGAACCAGCTGCGCGGCATTCTCTATCTGTTCGAAGACACCGTGCCGTTTCTCGCCCGCCAGGTGGCGCGGGCCGCGCATAACTACCTCGACGGCCTGCTGCCGCCTTTCTTCAAGGCCCTGGTGCAGCACACCGCACAATCCAATTACTCCTGGCACACACCGGGCCACGGCGGTGGCGTGGCTTACCGCAAGAGCCCGGTGGGGCAGGCCTTCCATCAGTTCTTCGGTGAAAACACCCTGCGCTCGGACCTGTCGGTCTCGGTGCCGGAACTGGGCTCGCTGCTCGACCACACTGGCCCGCTGGCCGCCGCCGAGGCGCGGGCGGCACGCAACTTCGGCGCCGACCATACCTTCTTCGTCATCAATGGCACCTCCACCGCCAACAAGATCGTCTGGCACGCCATGGTCGGGCGCGGTGACTTGGTGCTCGTGGACCGCAACTGCCACAAGTCGGTGGTGCACGCGATCATCATGACTGGCGCCATTCCTATCTACCTGTGCCCGGAACGCAACGAGCTGGGCATCATCGGACCCATACCTCTTGATGAGTTCAGCCAGGTGTCGATCCAGGCAAAGATCCAGGCCCACCCGCTGGCCCAGGGAAAGCCTGCAAAGATCAAGCTGGCCGTGGTCACCAACTCCACCTACGACGGCCTGTGCTACCACGCCGGGATGATCAAGCAGGCACTGGGCGCCAGCGTCGAGGTGCTGCACTTCGACGAGGCCTGGTTCGCCTACGCTGCCTTCCATGAATTCTTCGCCGGCCGTTACGCCATGGGCACGCCGCGTGCCGACGATGGACCGCTGCTATTCAGCACCCATTCCACCCACAAGCTGCTGGCGGCCTTCAGCCAGGCCTCGATGATCCATGTGCAGGACGGTGCCAGCCGCCAGTTGGACCGTGACCGTTTCAACGAAGCGTTCATGATGCATATCTCCACCTCGCCGCAGTACAGCATCCTCGCCTCGCTGGACGTCGCCTCGGCGATGATGGAGGGCCCGGCGGGGCGTTCGCTGTTGCAGGAGATGTTCGACGAGGCCCTGAGCTTTCGCCGGGCGCTGGCCAACCTGCGCGAGCACCTCGCCGCCGATGACTGGTGGTTCAGCATCTGGCAGCCGCCGACGGCGCAGGCCAGCGAGCTGCAGGCGGTGGACTGGCTGCTGCAACCGGGGGCCGAGTGGCATGGCTTTGGCGGGCTGGGCGACGACTATGTCTTGCTCGACCCGCTCAAGGTCACCCTGGTGATGCCGGGCGCTGCTGGCGCAGCGGATGGCCATGGAATTCCCGCGGCAGTGGTGGGCAAGTTTCTCTGGGAGCGCGGGCTGGTGGTGGAAAAGACCGGCCTGTACAGCTTCCTGGTGCTGTTTTCGATGGGGATCACCAAGGGCAAGTGGAGCACGCTGCTCACCGAGCTGCTGGAGTTCAAGCGCCACTACGACGCCAATACCGCCCTGGCCGACTGCCTGGCCAGCGTGATGATGGAGCAGCCGTCACGCTACCAAGGGCTGGGGCTGCGCGACCTGTGCCAGCAACTGCATGGTTTCTACCGTGGCAATGCCACGTCCAGGCAGCTCAAGCTGCTGTTCACCCGTTTACCGGAGGTGGCGATGACTCCGGCCGAGGCCTATGACCGGATGGTGCGCGGGGAGGTGGAGGCGGTGCCTATCGAGCATCTGCTGGGCCGGGTCGCGGCGGTGATGCTGGTGCCCTATCCCCCGGGAATCCCGTTGATCATGCCGGGCGAGCGCTTCACCGAGGCGACCCGTTCGATCCTGGTCTACCTGGACTGCGCCCGGGCCTTCGACCAGGGTTTCCCAGGCTTCGTCGCCGACGTGCACGGCCTGCAGCGGGAAGGGCAGCTGTATACGGTGGACTGCGTCAAGGAATGCGAATGA
- a CDS encoding NADPH-dependent FMN reductase, protein MSQVYSVAVVVGSLRKDSYNRKVARALSELAPSSLALRIVEIGDLPLYNEDVEAEGAPEAWKHFRDEIRRSDAVLFVTPEYNRSVPGGLKNAIDVGSRPYGQSVWAGKPAAVASVSPGAIGGFGANHAVRQSLVFLDMPCMQMPEAYLGGAATLFDDSGKLSEKTRPFLQGFIDKFASWVKLNRAV, encoded by the coding sequence ATGAGCCAGGTCTATTCGGTAGCGGTCGTCGTCGGCAGCTTGCGCAAGGACTCCTACAACCGCAAGGTGGCCCGCGCGCTGTCTGAGCTGGCGCCGTCCAGCCTTGCCCTGCGAATCGTCGAGATCGGCGACCTGCCGTTGTACAACGAAGATGTCGAGGCCGAGGGCGCCCCTGAGGCGTGGAAACATTTCCGCGACGAGATCCGCCGCAGCGACGCGGTGCTGTTCGTCACGCCGGAATACAACCGTTCGGTGCCGGGGGGGTTGAAAAATGCCATCGATGTAGGATCGCGTCCCTATGGGCAGAGCGTGTGGGCTGGCAAGCCGGCGGCGGTGGCCAGCGTGTCGCCGGGGGCGATCGGCGGGTTTGGTGCCAATCATGCGGTGCGCCAGTCGCTGGTGTTCCTCGATATGCCGTGCATGCAGATGCCCGAGGCTTACCTCGGTGGGGCGGCAACGTTGTTCGATGACAGTGGCAAGTTGAGCGAAAAGACCCGGCCGTTCCTGCAGGGGTTCATCGACAAGTTTGCCTCGTGGGTGAAGCTTAACCGGGCGGTCTGA
- the phnX gene encoding phosphonoacetaldehyde hydrolase, whose protein sequence is MNYSNPTQLQAAILDWAGTVVDFGSFAPTQIFVEAFAEFDVQVSIEEARGPMGMGKWDHIRTLCDVPEIAERYRKVFGRTPTDDDVTAIYERFMPLQIEKIAVHSALIPGALDTLTGLRKDGLKIGSCSGYPKVVMDKVVELAAQNGYVADHVVATDETPNGRPWPAQALANVIALGIDDVAACVKVDDTVPGILEGRRAGMWTVALVCSGNALGLTWEGYQALSAEKLESERKRIHAMFAGSRPHYLIDTINELPEVIADINRRLAKGEMPQAC, encoded by the coding sequence ATGAACTACAGCAACCCCACCCAGCTGCAAGCCGCCATCCTCGACTGGGCCGGCACCGTGGTCGATTTCGGCTCGTTCGCTCCGACGCAGATCTTCGTCGAAGCCTTCGCCGAGTTCGACGTACAGGTCTCCATCGAAGAGGCCCGTGGCCCGATGGGCATGGGCAAGTGGGACCACATCCGCACCCTGTGCGACGTGCCGGAGATCGCTGAGCGCTACCGCAAGGTGTTCGGCCGCACGCCGACCGATGACGATGTGACCGCCATCTACGAGCGCTTCATGCCGCTGCAGATTGAGAAGATCGCCGTGCATTCGGCGCTGATCCCCGGCGCCCTGGACACCCTGACCGGGCTGCGCAAGGACGGCCTGAAAATCGGCTCCTGCTCGGGCTACCCGAAGGTGGTGATGGACAAGGTGGTCGAGCTGGCAGCGCAGAACGGCTATGTGGCCGACCACGTGGTGGCCACCGACGAGACACCGAACGGCCGCCCGTGGCCCGCCCAGGCGCTGGCCAACGTGATTGCCCTGGGCATCGACGATGTGGCCGCCTGCGTGAAGGTCGACGACACCGTGCCGGGCATTCTCGAAGGCCGCCGCGCCGGGATGTGGACCGTGGCACTGGTGTGTTCGGGCAATGCCCTGGGGCTGACCTGGGAAGGTTACCAGGCCTTGAGCGCGGAAAAGCTGGAGAGCGAGCGCAAGCGCATTCACGCGATGTTTGCAGGGTCGCGCCCGCACTACCTGATCGACACCATCAACGAGCTGCCCGAGGTGATCGCCGATATCAACCGGCGGTTGGCCAAGGGGGAGATGCCGCAGGCTTGCTGA
- a CDS encoding 2-aminoethylphosphonate--pyruvate transaminase, with the protein MSNAPILLTPGPLTTSIRTRQAMLVDWGSWDRDFNQLTASVCEQLLAILDGSASHHCVPLQGSGTFAVEAAIGTLVPRDGKVLVLINGAYGQRLAKICKVLGRAYSTFETAEDQPTTAADVDRLLAADPAVTHVALIHCETSTGILNPLPEIAQVIKRHGKRLIIDAMSSFGALPIDARKIPFEALIAASGKCLEGVPGMGFVFAEKTALAAAEGNAHSLAMDLQDQHAYMTKTGQWRFTPPTHVVAALHEALQQYNEEGGLPARHQRYADNCKTLLDGMAKIGLQSFLPAEIQAPIIVTFHAPKDPRYQFKDFYERVKAKGFILYPGKLTQVETFRVGCIGVVGADGMLAAVNAVAEVLREMEVLDI; encoded by the coding sequence ATGAGCAACGCCCCGATCCTGCTGACCCCCGGTCCACTGACAACCTCGATCCGCACCCGCCAGGCCATGCTCGTGGACTGGGGCTCGTGGGACCGCGACTTCAACCAACTGACCGCCAGCGTGTGCGAGCAGCTGCTGGCCATCCTCGACGGCAGCGCCAGCCATCACTGCGTGCCCCTGCAAGGCAGCGGCACCTTCGCGGTCGAGGCCGCCATCGGCACCCTGGTACCCCGGGACGGCAAGGTACTGGTGCTGATCAACGGCGCCTACGGCCAACGCCTGGCCAAGATCTGCAAGGTACTGGGCCGCGCGTACAGCACCTTCGAGACCGCCGAAGACCAGCCAACCACCGCCGCGGACGTCGACCGCCTGCTGGCCGCCGACCCCGCCGTGACCCACGTGGCACTGATCCACTGCGAGACCAGCACCGGCATCCTCAACCCGCTGCCAGAGATCGCCCAGGTGATCAAGCGTCATGGCAAACGCCTGATCATCGACGCGATGAGTTCGTTCGGCGCACTGCCAATCGACGCCCGCAAGATTCCCTTCGAAGCGCTGATCGCCGCCTCCGGCAAGTGCCTGGAAGGCGTACCCGGCATGGGCTTCGTCTTCGCTGAAAAAACCGCCCTGGCCGCCGCCGAAGGCAATGCCCACTCCCTGGCCATGGACCTGCAAGACCAGCACGCCTACATGACCAAGACCGGCCAGTGGCGCTTTACCCCGCCGACCCACGTGGTCGCCGCCCTGCACGAAGCGCTGCAGCAATACAACGAAGAGGGTGGCCTGCCCGCCCGCCACCAGCGCTACGCCGACAACTGCAAGACCCTGCTCGACGGCATGGCAAAAATCGGCCTGCAGAGTTTCCTGCCCGCCGAAATCCAGGCACCGATCATCGTCACCTTCCACGCGCCGAAAGACCCGCGTTACCAGTTCAAGGATTTCTACGAGCGCGTCAAGGCCAAAGGTTTCATCCTCTACCCAGGCAAGCTGACCCAGGTCGAGACCTTCCGCGTCGGCTGCATCGGCGTGGTCGGTGCCGATGGCATGCTGGCCGCCGTGAACGCCGTGGCCGAAGTGCTGCGGGAAATGGAAGTGCTGGACATCTGA
- a CDS encoding LysR substrate-binding domain-containing protein, whose product MNLFQLRAFDAVAREGSFTRAAERLFISQPAVTGHVKALEEHYQITLLRRTARRVELTEEGTRLAAITRAMFGLAEEAQAMLEANRQLLTGRLEVAADGPHRVMPMLAQLRERYPGITVNLRLGNAQETLAALLSEHADVAVLTEIEPRKGLHLQGLCESQLCALLPVGHAWASSDGDLPLAVLDRQIMVLREPSSTTRRTFDKACADAGVQPRVLLELDSREAVTEAVAAELGIGVVSSTEVAHDPRVVARPLAGQGLVNQHMVGCLERRRELRLIQAFLGLAAGQ is encoded by the coding sequence ATGAACCTGTTCCAGCTCCGTGCCTTCGATGCCGTCGCCCGCGAGGGCAGCTTCACCCGTGCCGCCGAGCGCCTGTTCATCAGCCAGCCGGCGGTGACCGGGCATGTAAAGGCGCTGGAGGAGCATTACCAGATCACGTTGCTGCGGCGAACCGCACGGCGGGTCGAGCTGACCGAGGAGGGCACGCGCCTGGCGGCCATCACCCGGGCCATGTTCGGCCTGGCCGAAGAGGCCCAGGCCATGCTCGAGGCCAACCGGCAGTTGCTCACCGGGCGCCTGGAGGTGGCGGCGGACGGGCCGCACCGGGTGATGCCGATGCTGGCGCAATTGCGCGAGCGCTACCCCGGTATCACCGTCAACCTGCGCCTGGGCAACGCCCAGGAAACCTTGGCCGCGCTGCTGTCGGAGCATGCCGACGTGGCCGTGCTGACGGAGATCGAGCCACGCAAGGGCCTGCACCTGCAGGGCCTGTGCGAGTCGCAACTGTGCGCGTTGCTGCCGGTGGGGCACGCCTGGGCGAGCAGCGACGGCGACTTGCCCCTGGCCGTGCTGGACAGGCAGATCATGGTGCTGCGCGAGCCAAGCTCGACCACTCGGCGCACCTTCGACAAGGCCTGTGCCGACGCAGGCGTGCAACCCCGGGTGTTGCTGGAGCTAGACAGCCGCGAGGCGGTCACCGAGGCGGTGGCGGCGGAGCTGGGCATCGGCGTGGTGTCCTCCACCGAGGTGGCCCATGACCCCCGGGTGGTGGCCCGCCCCCTGGCCGGCCAGGGGTTGGTCAACCAGCACATGGTCGGTTGCCTGGAGCGCCGCCGCGAGCTGCGCCTGATCCAGGCATTCCTGGGCCTGGCCGCCGGCCAGTGA
- a CDS encoding AraC family transcriptional regulator, whose translation MSEKDTISMQLVREALLQTCPAGQPDVGVLRRAGIDPAQLELPEARVSADAYAQLWRLLARRCNDEFFAMDPRGLPVGSLAFMTRAAMAQPTLGEGLDVALGFLSLMLEDLHPTLIRQQSLAEIVINEPREASRRAFTYFTFWMIVHGVACWLAGRRIPILAIDLRCGEPSFCDDYRVMFSESLQFDRPRTRMIIAADSLDLPLKRTPQELQRFLAEAPGNILVKYRDPASLGRRIRNDLLHRHPNQWPDADALARQLCLSPSTLRRRLAEEGQTYQGLKDSVRRELAIAWLSEAEPAMADIAERLGFADSSSFYKAFRKWFGCNPGHYRALVQARDAHC comes from the coding sequence ATGAGCGAGAAGGACACCATTTCCATGCAGCTGGTGCGCGAAGCCCTGTTGCAGACCTGCCCGGCAGGGCAACCCGATGTCGGTGTACTGCGGCGTGCCGGTATCGACCCGGCGCAGCTTGAGCTGCCAGAGGCGCGGGTGAGTGCCGATGCCTACGCGCAGCTTTGGCGGCTGCTGGCGCGGCGCTGCAACGATGAATTCTTCGCCATGGACCCACGTGGCCTACCCGTCGGTAGCCTGGCCTTCATGACCCGCGCAGCCATGGCTCAGCCGACCCTCGGTGAGGGGCTGGACGTCGCGCTGGGTTTTCTCTCGTTGATGCTCGAGGACCTGCATCCCACCCTGATACGCCAGCAGAGCCTCGCCGAAATCGTCATCAACGAACCCCGCGAAGCGTCCCGCCGAGCCTTCACCTATTTCACCTTCTGGATGATCGTGCACGGCGTCGCCTGCTGGTTGGCCGGCCGGCGCATCCCGATCCTGGCCATCGACCTGCGCTGCGGCGAGCCTTCATTCTGCGATGACTACCGGGTCATGTTCTCGGAAAGCTTGCAATTCGACCGGCCGCGTACGCGGATGATCATTGCCGCCGACAGCCTTGACCTGCCACTCAAGCGTACGCCGCAGGAACTGCAACGCTTCCTGGCCGAAGCGCCCGGCAACATTCTGGTCAAGTATCGCGATCCTGCCAGCCTGGGGCGGCGTATACGCAACGACCTGTTGCATCGACACCCCAATCAGTGGCCTGACGCCGACGCCCTGGCGCGGCAGCTGTGTCTGTCGCCTTCCACCCTGCGTCGGCGCCTGGCCGAGGAGGGGCAGACCTACCAAGGCCTCAAAGACAGCGTGCGACGTGAATTGGCGATTGCCTGGCTCAGCGAGGCTGAACCCGCCATGGCGGACATCGCCGAGCGTTTGGGGTTTGCCGACAGCAGTTCGTTTTACAAGGCCTTTCGCAAATGGTTCGGCTGCAACCCCGGCCATTACCGTGCGCTGGTCCAGGCGCGCGATGCTCACTGCTGA